A segment of the Catenuloplanes nepalensis genome:
TCGCAAGGCCGACCCGGCGCTGCTCGAGCCGATGATGGCCGTCGAGGTCACCACTCCTGAGGAGAACATGGGTGACGTCATCGGCGACCTCAACTCCCGCCGCGGCATCATCCAGGCCATGGAGGAGCGGAGCGGCGCTCGCGTCGTCCGCGCCTCGGTGCCGCTGTCGGAGATGTTCGGCTACGTCGGCGACCTGCGGTCGAAGACCCAGGGCCGGGCGAGCTACAGCATGCAGTTCGACTCCTACGCCGAGGTCCCCGCGTCCGTGGCCAAGGAGATCATCGCCAAGGCGACCGGGGAGTAATTCCCCTGGCCCGTCTCGGCGGGCTGTGTTGTGACCTGGCCTGAAGATGGCCGAGCGGCCTCAAAGACCGCAGTGTCACGGGCCGGATGTGAATCCGGCCCGTGGCGCACAGTCGACAGTGTTCGTAGTGCTCCAGCCAGCGCTGCGGACGGAACCAGACAGTCCACAGGAGGACCCAGTGGCGAAGGCGAAGTTCGAGCGGACTAAGCCGCACGTCAACATCGGCACCATTGGTCACATCGACCACGGTAAGACGACGCTGACCGCGGCCATCACCAAGGTCCTGCACGACAAGTACCCGGACCTGAACCCCTACACGCCGTTCGACGAGATCGACAAGGCGCCGGAGGAGAAGGCTCGTGGTATCACGATCTCCATCGCGCACGTCGAGTACCAGACCGACAAGCGGCACTACGCCCACGTCGACTGCCCCGGCCACGCGGACTACATCAAGAACATGATCACCGGTGCCGCGCAGATGGACGGCGCGATCCTGGTGGTCGCGGCGACCGACGGCCCGATGCCGCAGACCAAGGAGCACGTGCTCCTGGCCCGCCAGGTCGGCGTTCCGTACATCGTCGTGGCGCTCAACAAGAGCGACATGGTCGACGACGAGGAGCTCCTCGAGCTCGTCGAGCTCGAGGTCCGTGAGCTGCTCAGCACCTACGAGTTCCCGGGCGACGACCTGCCGGTCGTGCGCGTCTCGGCGCTCAAGGCGCTCGAGGGCGACCCGGAGTGGACCGGCAAGCTGCTCGAGCTGATGGACGCGGTCGACACCGCGATCCCGCAGCCCGAGCGCGAGACCGAGAAGCCGTTCCTCATGCCGATCGAGGACGTCTTCACGATCACCGGCCGCGGCACCGTGGTCACCGGTCGCGCGGAGCGCGGCATCCTCAAGCCGAACGAGGAGGTGGAGATCGTCGGCATCCGCGAGAAGTCGACCAAGACGATCTGCACCGGTATCGAGATGTTCCGCAAGGTGCTCGACGAGGCGCGTGCCGGCGAGAACGTCGGTCTGCTCCTCCGTGGCATCAAGCGCGAGGACGTCGAGCGCGGCATGGTCATCGTGAAGCCGGGCACCTCTACTCCGCACACGGAGTTCGAGGGCCAGGTTTACATCCTCTCCAAGGAGGAGGGTGGCCGGCACACGCCGTTCTTCCAGAACTACCGCCCGCAGTTCTACTTCCGTACCACGGACGTGACCGGCGTCGTGACCCTCCCCGAGGGCACCGAGATGGTCATGCCGGGCGACAGCACCTCCATGGCCGTCAAGCTGATCCAGCCCATCGCCATGGACCAGGGTCTGAAGTTCGCGATCCGTGAGGGTGGCCGCACCGTCGGCGCCGGCACGGTCACGAAGATCATCAAGTAATCAAGACGTAAACAGGTACCCCGATTAGCATTGCCGTGAGGTAGTACGGCATACTAGTCAGGTTGCGTCCGCGCGGGGCGGCTGGATGTGCTGTGTCGGTAACGGCACCATGTCCGGTCGCCCTCGCCCGGCGTCTGGGGTTTGTTGATCAATGAATAGTTGGTTGATCGCCCAGGGCGCCCCGATCCCGGCGGACGAGGTCCTCGTCGAGGGCCGACGGGCAACCGCTCCGAATTTCGGGGCGGAGCGTGAAGTTAAAACGCGACACGCCCGACCGCGGGGGTCGGACAGCACAGGACCGAGGGTCCTGTGCCCCGGGTCAAATCCGGCCGGTGGGACATCCGGCCGAGTCTGATCCGGGGGCATGCCGAGGAGTTCTACTCGGCAGGTAGCGGCATCGAGAGAAGGAAACAGAAGCCACCATGGCGGGACAGAAGATCCGCATCCGGCTCAAGGCCTACGACCACGAGGTCGTCGATTCCTCGGCGCGGAAGATCGTCGAGACGGTGACGCGCACCGGGGCGCAGGTCGCGGGCCCGGTGCCGCTGCCCACGGAGATCAACCGTTTCTGCGTGATCCGTTCGCCGCACAAGTACAAGGACTCGCGCGAGCACTTCGAGATGCGTACGCACAAGCGTCTGATCGACATCATCGACCCGACCCCGAAGACGGTCGATTCGCTGATGCGTCTCGACCTGCCGGCCGGCGTCGACATCGAGATCAAGCTGTAGGGACTGCGAACTCATGGACAGGCAAGTGAAGGGCATCCTGGGCGCCAAGCTCGGCATGACCCAGGTCTGGGACAACAACAAGGTTGTCCCGGTGACCGTGGTGCAGGCCGGCCCGTGCGTCGTGACCCAGGTCCGCACCGCTGACACGGACGGCTACTCCGCGATCCAGTTGGCGTTCGGTGCGATCGACCCCCGCAAGGCGAGCAAGCCGCGGGCCGGGCACTTCGCCAAGGCTGAGGTGGCGCCGCGTCGTCACATCGTCGAGCTGCGGACGACCGACGCCAGCGAGTACTCGCTCGGCCAGGAGGTCACCGTGGACTCGTTCCCGGTGGGTTCCCCGGTCGACGTGACCGGCCGGACCAAGGGCAAGGGCTTCGCCGGTGTCATGAAGCGGCACGGCTTCCACGGCCTCCGCGCGAGCCACGGTGTCGAGCGTAAGCACCGCTCCCCGGGCTCGATCGGCGCCTGCGCGACGCCCGGTCGCGTGTTCAAGGGCGTCCGCATGGCGGGCCGGATGGGCAGCGAGCGCTACACCGTGCAGAACCTGACCGTTCAGGCGGTCGACGTGGAGAACAACCTGCTGCTCGTCCGCGGTGCCATTCCCGGCCCCAAGGGCGCGCTGATCCTGGTTCGCTCCGCGGCGAAGGCCCCCGTCAAGAAGGGTGCTGCCAAGTGAGCTCCGTTGACGTGCTGAACACCGAGGGCGCGAAGGCCGGCTCCGTCGAGCTGCCCGCGGCGATCTTCGACGTGCAGGCCAACATCCCGCTGATGCACCAGGTCGTGGTGGCTCAGCTGGCGGCCGCCCGCCAGGGCACGCACAAGGTGAAGACCCGCGGTGAGGTCTCCGGCGGTGGCCGGAAGCCCTACAAGCAGAAGGGCACCGGCCGCGCCCGTCAGGGCTCGACCCGGGCGCCGCAGTTCGCCGGCGGTGGCGTCGTGCACGGCCCCGTGCCGCGCGACTACTCGCAGCGGACCCCGAAGAAGATGAAGGCCGCCGCGCTGCGGGGCGCCCTCTCCGACCGGGCCCGCGACAACGCGGTGTTCGTGGTCGAGGCGTTCGTCGCGGGCGAGGTGCCGTCGACGAAGGCCGCGCTGGCCACGCTGCGCAAGGTCACCGAGGAGACCAAGGTCCTGGTCGTGCTGACCGGCGTGGACGAGCTGAACTGGCTCTCGCTGCGCAACGAGCCGACCGTGCACCTCCTCGAGGTCGGGCAGCTCAACACGTACGACGTGCTGAACTCCTCCGCGGTGATCTTCACCAAGGACGCCTACGACGAGTTCACGGGCGCCGGCAAGTCCGAGGAGGGCGACAAGTGACCACCATCGCGGACCCGCGCGACATCATCATCGCGCCGGTGGTCTCCGAGAAGAGCTACAGCGTCCTCGACCAGAACTGGTACACGTTCCTGGTCCACCCGGACGCGAACAAGACCGCCATCAAGATCGCTATCCAGCAGATCTTCAACGTGCGCGTACTGACCGTGAACACTGCGAACCGCGAGGGCAAGCGGAAGCGGACGCGGACCGGTTTCGGCCAGCGCAAGGCTACGAAGCGCGCTCTGGTCAAGCTGGCCGACGGCGACCGCATCGAGGCCTTCGGCGGCCCGGTCAGCTGAGGGGTGTAGGACATGCCTATTCGTAAGTACAAGCCGACGACGCCGGGCCGCCGTGGTGGCTCCGTCTCGGACTTCGCCGAGATCACGCGCTCCACCCCGGAGAAGTCGCTGCTCGTGCCGCTGCCCAAGAAGGGCGGCCGCAACGCGCACGGCCGGATCACGACCCGTCACCAGGGTGGTGGCCACAAGCGTCAGTACCGCTTGATCGACTTCAAGCGGGCGGACAAGGACGGCATCCCGGCCAAGGTCGCTCACATCGAGTACGACCCGAACCGCACCGCCCGGATCGCGCTGCTGCACTACATCGACGGCGAGAAGCGGTACATCCTCGCGCCGAAGGACCTGAAGCAGGGCGACAAGGTCGAGGCCGGTGTCGGCGCCGACATCAAGCCGGGCAACAACCTGCCGCTGCGCAACATCCCGGTGGGTACTCAGGTGCACGCGGTGGAGCTGCGCCCGGGCGGCGGTGCCAAGCTGGCCCGCTCGGCCGGCGTCGGCATCCAGCTGCTGGGCCGCGAGGAGCAGTACGCGACGCTGCGTATGCCGTCCGGTGAGATCCGGCGCGTCGACGTGCGCTGCCGCGCCACCGTCGGCGAGATCGGCAACGCCGACCAGTCGAACATCAACTGGGGCAAGGCCGGCCGCATGCGATGGAAGGGCAAGCGCCCGACCGTCCGTGGTGTCGCCATGAACCCGGTCGACCACCCGCACGGTGGTGGTGAGGGCAAGACCTCCGGTGGTCGCCACCCGGTCAACCCGGCTGGTAAGCCCGAGGGCCGTACCCGCCGCAAGGGCCAGGCGAGCGACAAGCTGATCGTCCGCCGCCGCTACGCGACCCGCAAGCGCGGCTGATAGAGACAGCTGGACTGGAGAACTGACATGCCTCGCAGCCTGAAGAAGGGCCCGTTCGTCGACGACCACCTGATCAAGAAGGTGGAAGTGCAGAACGACAAGGGCACCAAGAACGTCATCAAGACCTGGTCGCGTCGCTCGACGATCATCCCCGAGATGCTCGGGCACACGATCGCCGTGCACGACGGGCGCAAGCACGTCCCGGTGTTCGTCACCGAGGCGATGGTCGGTCACAAGCTCGGTGAGTTCGCTCTGACCCGCACGTTCAAGGGTCACGAGAAGGACGACCGCAAGAGCCGCCGGCGCTGAGCAGAAGTCACGGATTAGAGGATCAAGGGGTTACAGCGATGCCAGGAAAAGGCGACGCTCCGGTGCTGCCGGGCGCGCGGGCGGTGGCGCGGCACGTCCGCGTCTCGCCGATGAAGGCGCGTCGGGTGGT
Coding sequences within it:
- the tuf gene encoding elongation factor Tu, with the translated sequence MAKAKFERTKPHVNIGTIGHIDHGKTTLTAAITKVLHDKYPDLNPYTPFDEIDKAPEEKARGITISIAHVEYQTDKRHYAHVDCPGHADYIKNMITGAAQMDGAILVVAATDGPMPQTKEHVLLARQVGVPYIVVALNKSDMVDDEELLELVELEVRELLSTYEFPGDDLPVVRVSALKALEGDPEWTGKLLELMDAVDTAIPQPERETEKPFLMPIEDVFTITGRGTVVTGRAERGILKPNEEVEIVGIREKSTKTICTGIEMFRKVLDEARAGENVGLLLRGIKREDVERGMVIVKPGTSTPHTEFEGQVYILSKEEGGRHTPFFQNYRPQFYFRTTDVTGVVTLPEGTEMVMPGDSTSMAVKLIQPIAMDQGLKFAIREGGRTVGAGTVTKIIK
- the rpsJ gene encoding 30S ribosomal protein S10, whose amino-acid sequence is MAGQKIRIRLKAYDHEVVDSSARKIVETVTRTGAQVAGPVPLPTEINRFCVIRSPHKYKDSREHFEMRTHKRLIDIIDPTPKTVDSLMRLDLPAGVDIEIKL
- the rplC gene encoding 50S ribosomal protein L3, whose protein sequence is MDRQVKGILGAKLGMTQVWDNNKVVPVTVVQAGPCVVTQVRTADTDGYSAIQLAFGAIDPRKASKPRAGHFAKAEVAPRRHIVELRTTDASEYSLGQEVTVDSFPVGSPVDVTGRTKGKGFAGVMKRHGFHGLRASHGVERKHRSPGSIGACATPGRVFKGVRMAGRMGSERYTVQNLTVQAVDVENNLLLVRGAIPGPKGALILVRSAAKAPVKKGAAK
- the rplD gene encoding 50S ribosomal protein L4, with the protein product MSSVDVLNTEGAKAGSVELPAAIFDVQANIPLMHQVVVAQLAAARQGTHKVKTRGEVSGGGRKPYKQKGTGRARQGSTRAPQFAGGGVVHGPVPRDYSQRTPKKMKAAALRGALSDRARDNAVFVVEAFVAGEVPSTKAALATLRKVTEETKVLVVLTGVDELNWLSLRNEPTVHLLEVGQLNTYDVLNSSAVIFTKDAYDEFTGAGKSEEGDK
- the rplW gene encoding 50S ribosomal protein L23; this translates as MTTIADPRDIIIAPVVSEKSYSVLDQNWYTFLVHPDANKTAIKIAIQQIFNVRVLTVNTANREGKRKRTRTGFGQRKATKRALVKLADGDRIEAFGGPVS
- the rplB gene encoding 50S ribosomal protein L2, with amino-acid sequence MPIRKYKPTTPGRRGGSVSDFAEITRSTPEKSLLVPLPKKGGRNAHGRITTRHQGGGHKRQYRLIDFKRADKDGIPAKVAHIEYDPNRTARIALLHYIDGEKRYILAPKDLKQGDKVEAGVGADIKPGNNLPLRNIPVGTQVHAVELRPGGGAKLARSAGVGIQLLGREEQYATLRMPSGEIRRVDVRCRATVGEIGNADQSNINWGKAGRMRWKGKRPTVRGVAMNPVDHPHGGGEGKTSGGRHPVNPAGKPEGRTRRKGQASDKLIVRRRYATRKRG
- the rpsS gene encoding 30S ribosomal protein S19; this encodes MPRSLKKGPFVDDHLIKKVEVQNDKGTKNVIKTWSRRSTIIPEMLGHTIAVHDGRKHVPVFVTEAMVGHKLGEFALTRTFKGHEKDDRKSRRR